The Novipirellula caenicola genome window below encodes:
- a CDS encoding kappa-carrageenase, with protein MFKFRNRTLAIAVVAIAISLSAQADPPQPFGDVLNSSVGDWELMPGFSDEFNGQRIDTRKWNIDTEDWGTWSWDPENVRVEDGSLLLQMVQETHQRDKQKLDYKSGIARTHHTITYGYFEARIKGCARFPGASPAFWLHSKGPQNRYRAKDGETVTYSEIDVVELQQSEFDNKTKKHHGVHHIDCNLHTQLLRNAQKQWIRPNTNPEMCKNEFIAPWDPRDDFHVYAVENSEQWIVWYIDGKEIGRKPNLYWHLPMHVTLSLGLRYPFEGYKDGNRVPVYEKTTTDGFPTAMSVDYVRVWQNVAAKQSESKLRQSQQQTAGVDKASSTTKPIKPTLQTNMTKAEFVAMEKEKWNRAGWAWDQAKVESNFDEMDTNHDGITSGIERQRWFAKKKESANQ; from the coding sequence GTGTTCAAATTTCGAAACAGGACGCTGGCCATCGCTGTCGTCGCGATCGCCATTTCCTTATCGGCACAGGCCGATCCGCCTCAACCATTTGGCGACGTGCTCAACTCCAGCGTCGGCGATTGGGAGCTAATGCCAGGCTTTTCCGATGAATTCAACGGGCAACGGATCGACACTCGGAAATGGAACATCGACACCGAAGACTGGGGGACGTGGAGCTGGGATCCTGAAAACGTCCGTGTGGAAGACGGATCCTTGCTTTTGCAAATGGTCCAGGAAACGCATCAACGTGACAAGCAAAAACTCGATTACAAATCGGGGATCGCACGCACGCATCACACCATCACCTACGGGTACTTCGAAGCACGGATAAAAGGATGTGCGCGTTTTCCCGGAGCATCACCCGCATTTTGGCTGCACAGCAAAGGCCCCCAGAATCGCTATCGGGCCAAGGATGGTGAAACGGTTACCTATTCAGAAATCGACGTGGTTGAGTTGCAGCAAAGCGAATTCGACAACAAAACCAAGAAACATCATGGCGTCCATCACATCGACTGTAATCTTCACACCCAGCTTCTCCGAAACGCTCAGAAGCAATGGATTCGTCCGAATACGAATCCGGAAATGTGCAAAAATGAATTCATCGCTCCTTGGGATCCTCGTGACGACTTTCATGTGTACGCAGTGGAAAACAGCGAGCAGTGGATCGTCTGGTACATCGACGGAAAGGAAATTGGAAGAAAACCGAACCTGTATTGGCATCTCCCTATGCATGTGACGCTATCACTAGGACTTCGCTACCCCTTTGAAGGATACAAAGACGGCAACCGTGTTCCAGTTTACGAAAAGACCACGACCGATGGATTCCCGACCGCGATGTCGGTTGACTATGTTCGCGTTTGGCAGAACGTAGCCGCCAAGCAAAGCGAGTCGAAATTGCGACAGTCCCAACAACAAACGGCTGGCGTCGACAAAGCGTCCTCTACAACGAAACCGATCAAACCAACGCTGCAAACTAACATGACCAAAGCTGAGTTTGTCGCGATGGAAAAAGAAAAATGGAATCGTGCGGGTTGGGCCTGGGACCAAGCCAAGGTCGAATCAAATTTTGACGAGATGGATACCAATCATGACGGCATCACGTCCGGCATCGAGCGACAACGGTGGTTTGCAAAGAAAAAGGAATCCGCAAACCAATAG